The following proteins are encoded in a genomic region of Diabrotica virgifera virgifera chromosome 1, PGI_DIABVI_V3a:
- the LOC114330032 gene encoding actin-related protein 2/3 complex subunit 5-C, producing MAKNTFSSAFRKIDVDQYSENNFKEDETDSGGSVGPDETEVNNLLQKGKNFDALKVVLNNAPLGIKNQQIKETAFNVTFKVLLAIKPSQIEETVNSLDIESLDTLMKYVYKGFEYPSEGSSGHLLLWHEKIYNLAGVGCIVRVLSDTRRI from the exons ATGGCAAAAAACACGTTTAGTTCTGCCTTTCGTAAAATTGATGTAGACCAGTATTCGGAAAACAACTTTAAAGAAGACGAAACCGATTCAGGGGGCTCAGTTGGTCCAGACGAAACTGAAGTCAATAATTTACTTCAAAA AGGTAAAAATTTTGATGCCTTAAAGGTTGTGCTGAACAATGCACCACTAGGAATAAAAAATCAGCAAATTAAA GAAACTGCATTCAATGTGACTTTTAAAGTTTTATTGGCAATCAAACCATCCCAAATAGAAGAGACAGTGAACTCCCTAGATATCGAATCATTAGATACTTTGATGAAGTATGTGTATAAAGGATTTGAATACCCATCAGAAGGAAGCAGTGGTCATTTACTTTTGTGGCATGAGAAGATCTATAACCTTGCTGGAGTAGGGTGTATTGTAAGAGTATTATCAGACACTAGAAGAATATAG